Proteins co-encoded in one Kribbella solani genomic window:
- the rpoB gene encoding DNA-directed RNA polymerase subunit beta — protein sequence MVASRNPQSDSISNVSGPRRISFAKISEPLQVPDLLALQVDSFDWLVGNETWQARVAAAEAEGRSDLSGPSGLEEIFEEISPIEDFSGTMSLSFRDHRFEPPKNTVDECKERDVTYSAPLFVTAEFMNNETGEIKSQTVFMGDFPLMTRKGTFVINGTERVVVSQLVRSPGVYFERTPDKTSDKDIFTAKIIPSRGAWLEFEVDKRDMVGVRLDRKRKQNVTVLLKALGWTDAQILEEFGDYESIRLTLEKDHTSGQDDALLDIYRKLRPGEPPTREAAQALLENYYFNGKRYDLAKVGRYKINKKLGRDEAHDQAVLTVDDIVATIKYLVALHEGKTELPAPRGEIVVEEDDIDHFGNRRLRTVGELIQNQLRTGLARMERVVRERMTTQDVEAITPQTLINIRPVVAALKEFFGTSQLSQFMDQTNPVAGLTHKRRLNALGPGGLSRERAGFEVRDVHPSHYGRMCPIETPEGPNIGLIGSLASYGRVNAFGFVETPYRKVVDGAVTDQVDYLTADEEDRFVIAQANAALTDDNRFAEERVLVRRRHGEVELVPVEDVDYMDVSPRQMVSVATALIPFLEHDDANRALMGSNMQRQAVPLITSDAPLVGTGMEFRGAVDAGDVVVSDKAGVVKEVSADLIEIAADDGTYQTYRMAKFRRSNQGTCINQRPLVDAGQRVEIGTPLADGPCTDEGEMALGRNMLVAFMTWEGYNYEDAIILSQRVVQQDLLTSIHIEEHEVDARDTKLGPEEITRDIPNVSDEMLSDLDERGIIRIGAEVTTGDILVGKVTPKGETELTPEERLLRAIFGEKAREVRDTSLKVPHGEEGTVIGVRVFDRDNGDELPPGVNQLVRVYVAQKRKISVGDKLAGRHGNKGVISKILPVEDMPFLEDGTHVDVILNPLGVPGRMNVGQVLETHLGWIASRGWEVDPENEEEWAQRLIKIGAGSAEPMTNVATPVFDGATEDEVTGLLSSTLPNRDGVRMVNGQGKAQLFDGRSGEPFPDPIGVGYMYILKLHHLVDDKIHARSTGPYSMITQQPLGGKAQFGGQRFGEMEVWALEAYGAAFALQELLTIKSDDVVGRVKVYEAIVKGENIPEPGIPESFKVLVKEMQSLCLNVEVLSSDGSRVEMRDSEEDVFRAAEELGIDLSRREPNSVEEV from the coding sequence TTGGTCGCCTCGCGCAACCCCCAGTCCGACAGCATTTCCAACGTCTCCGGCCCCCGCCGCATCTCCTTCGCGAAGATCTCCGAGCCTCTTCAGGTTCCGGATCTCCTTGCCCTGCAGGTGGACAGTTTCGACTGGCTGGTCGGAAACGAAACGTGGCAGGCCCGGGTGGCCGCCGCCGAGGCCGAGGGGCGGTCGGACCTGTCCGGCCCCAGCGGCCTGGAAGAGATTTTCGAGGAGATCTCCCCGATCGAGGACTTCAGCGGCACCATGTCGCTGTCGTTCCGCGACCACCGCTTCGAGCCGCCGAAGAACACGGTCGACGAGTGCAAGGAGCGCGACGTCACGTACTCGGCTCCGCTGTTCGTCACGGCCGAGTTCATGAACAACGAGACCGGCGAGATCAAGAGCCAGACCGTGTTCATGGGCGACTTCCCGCTGATGACGCGCAAGGGCACGTTCGTGATCAACGGCACCGAGCGGGTCGTCGTTTCCCAGCTGGTCCGGTCGCCCGGCGTGTACTTCGAGCGCACCCCGGACAAGACGTCCGACAAGGACATCTTCACCGCCAAGATCATCCCGTCGCGCGGCGCGTGGCTGGAGTTCGAGGTGGACAAGCGCGACATGGTCGGCGTCCGCCTGGACCGCAAGCGCAAGCAGAACGTCACCGTCCTGCTGAAGGCGCTGGGCTGGACCGACGCGCAGATCCTCGAGGAGTTCGGCGACTACGAGTCGATCCGGCTGACCCTGGAGAAGGACCACACCTCCGGGCAGGACGACGCGCTGCTGGACATCTACCGCAAGCTGCGTCCGGGTGAACCGCCGACCCGCGAGGCCGCGCAGGCGCTGCTGGAGAACTACTACTTCAACGGCAAGCGCTACGACCTGGCCAAGGTCGGCCGCTACAAGATCAACAAGAAGCTCGGCCGGGACGAGGCGCACGACCAGGCGGTGCTGACCGTCGACGACATCGTCGCCACGATCAAGTACCTGGTCGCGCTGCACGAGGGCAAGACCGAGCTGCCGGCGCCGCGCGGCGAGATCGTGGTCGAAGAGGACGACATCGACCACTTCGGCAACCGCCGGCTGCGTACCGTCGGTGAACTGATCCAGAACCAGCTCCGGACCGGCCTGGCCCGGATGGAGCGGGTGGTCCGGGAGCGGATGACGACCCAGGACGTCGAGGCGATCACGCCGCAGACCCTGATCAACATCCGGCCGGTGGTGGCGGCGCTGAAGGAGTTCTTCGGCACCTCGCAGCTGTCCCAGTTCATGGACCAGACCAACCCGGTCGCGGGCCTGACCCACAAGCGCCGGCTGAACGCGCTCGGCCCGGGTGGTCTGAGCCGTGAGCGGGCCGGCTTCGAGGTCCGTGACGTGCACCCGTCGCACTACGGCCGGATGTGCCCGATCGAGACGCCGGAAGGCCCGAACATCGGCCTGATCGGTTCGCTCGCGTCGTACGGCCGGGTGAACGCGTTCGGTTTCGTCGAGACCCCGTACCGCAAGGTCGTCGACGGCGCCGTCACCGACCAGGTGGACTACCTGACCGCCGACGAGGAGGACCGCTTCGTCATCGCGCAGGCGAACGCCGCGCTGACCGACGACAACCGGTTCGCCGAGGAGCGGGTGCTGGTCCGCCGGCGGCACGGTGAGGTCGAGCTCGTCCCGGTCGAGGACGTGGACTACATGGACGTCTCGCCGCGCCAGATGGTGTCGGTGGCGACCGCGCTGATCCCGTTCCTCGAGCACGACGACGCGAACCGCGCGCTGATGGGTTCGAACATGCAGCGCCAGGCGGTGCCGCTGATCACCTCGGACGCCCCGCTGGTTGGTACCGGCATGGAGTTCCGGGGCGCGGTCGACGCCGGCGACGTGGTCGTGTCCGACAAGGCGGGCGTGGTCAAGGAGGTCTCGGCCGACCTGATCGAGATCGCCGCCGACGACGGCACGTACCAGACCTACCGGATGGCGAAGTTCCGCCGCTCGAACCAGGGCACCTGCATCAACCAGCGCCCGCTGGTCGACGCCGGGCAGCGGGTCGAGATCGGTACGCCGCTGGCCGACGGTCCGTGCACCGACGAGGGCGAGATGGCCCTCGGCCGGAACATGCTGGTCGCCTTCATGACGTGGGAGGGCTACAACTACGAGGACGCGATCATCCTCAGCCAGCGCGTCGTGCAGCAGGACCTGCTGACCTCGATCCACATCGAGGAGCACGAGGTCGACGCCCGCGACACCAAGCTGGGCCCGGAGGAGATCACCCGGGACATCCCGAACGTCTCCGACGAGATGCTGTCGGACCTGGACGAGCGTGGCATCATCCGGATCGGCGCCGAGGTCACCACCGGTGACATCCTGGTCGGCAAGGTCACCCCGAAGGGCGAGACCGAGCTGACCCCGGAGGAGCGGCTGCTGCGCGCGATCTTCGGTGAGAAGGCGCGCGAGGTGCGCGACACCTCGCTGAAGGTGCCGCACGGCGAGGAGGGCACCGTCATCGGCGTCCGTGTCTTCGACCGTGACAACGGCGACGAGCTGCCGCCGGGCGTCAACCAGCTGGTCCGGGTGTACGTGGCCCAGAAGCGGAAGATCTCGGTCGGCGACAAGCTGGCCGGCCGGCACGGCAACAAGGGCGTCATCTCGAAGATCCTGCCGGTCGAGGACATGCCGTTCCTGGAGGACGGCACCCACGTCGACGTGATCCTGAACCCGCTGGGCGTGCCCGGCCGGATGAACGTCGGCCAGGTGCTGGAGACCCACCTCGGCTGGATCGCCTCCCGCGGCTGGGAGGTCGACCCGGAGAACGAGGAGGAGTGGGCGCAGCGGCTGATCAAGATCGGCGCCGGCTCGGCCGAGCCGATGACGAACGTCGCCACCCCGGTGTTCGACGGCGCGACCGAGGACGAGGTCACCGGCCTGCTCAGCTCCACGCTGCCGAACCGTGACGGCGTCCGGATGGTCAACGGCCAGGGCAAGGCCCAGCTGTTCGACGGTCGTTCGGGTGAGCCGTTCCCGGACCCGATCGGCGTCGGCTACATGTACATCCTGAAGCTGCACCACCTGGTCGACGACAAGATCCACGCCCGTTCGACCGGCCCGTACTCGATGATCACGCAGCAGCCGCTGGGTGGTAAGGCGCAGTTCGGTGGTCAGCGGTTCGGCGAGATGGAGGTGTGGGCCCTGGAGGCCTACGGTGCCGCCTTCGCGCTGCAGGAACTGCTGACGATCAAGTCCGACGACGTCGTCGGACGGGTCAAGGTGTACGAGGCGATCGTCAAGGGCGAGAACATTCCGGAGCCGGGTATCCCGGAGTCGTTCAAGGTTCTGGTCAAGGAAATGCAGTCCCTCTGCCTCAATGTCGAGGTGCTCTCGTCCGACGGAAGCCGGGTCGAGATGCGCGACAGCGAGGAGGACGTCTTCCGGGCGGCGGAGGAACTGGGAATCGACCTGTCCCGGCGCGAGCCGAACAGCGTCGAGGAGGTCTGA
- a CDS encoding DNA-directed RNA polymerase subunit beta', which translates to MLDVNFFDELRIGLATADEIRQWSHGEVKKPETINYRTLKPERDGLFCEKIFGPTRDWECYCGKYKRVRFKGIICERCGVEVTRSKVRRERMGHIELAAPVTHIWYFKGVPSRLGYLLDLAPKDLEKVIYFAAYMITDVDEESRHRDLSSLEGRVDVERKQLENRRDNDIETRMKKLEEDLAQLEAEGAKADVRRKVKEGAEREVKQLRDRAQREIDRLDEVWTRFKNLKVQDLEGDEILYRAMKERFGKYFEGAMGAAAIQRRLETFDLKAEAANLRETIKTGKGQRKTRALKRLKVVTAFLATNNSPMGMVLDCVPVIPPDLRPMVQLDGGRFATSDLNDLYRRVINRNNRLKRLLDLGAPEIIVNNEKRMLQEAVDALFDNGRRGRPVTGPGNRPLKSLSDMLKGKQGRFRQNLLGKRVDYSGRSVIVVGPQLKLHQCGLPKAMALELFKPFVMKRLVDLNHAQNIKSAKRMVERQRAQVWDVLEEVITEHPVLLNRAPTLHRLGIQAFEPQLIEGKAIQIHPLVCSAFNADFDGDQMAVHLPLSAEAQAEARILMLSTNNILKPADGRPVTMPTQDMIIGIYFLTMLKEGAKGEGRAFSSVAEALMAFDRKELSLQAKITIRLSGSGAPADAIELADGGFALETTLGRALFNEALPSDYTFVDTEVGKKQLGGIVNDLAERYTKVEVAHALDALKDLGYYWSTRSGVTVSIDDFSTPPSKPEIMARYESQAEKVQKQFERGLITSSERRQELIEIWTGANAEVGKAMEENFAKDNPIWMMVHSGARGNMMQIRQISGMRGLVANPKGEIIARPIKSNFREGLSVVEYFIATHGARKGLADTALRTADSGYLTRRLVDVSQDVIIREEDCGTERGLPKQIGEKDPSGKVVHAENVETSAYARTLATDALDAEGNVVLAGGADLGDVSIAQLVAAGIEEVKVRSVLTCDAKTGTCAKCYGRSLATGKPVDIGEAVGIIAAQSIGEPGTQLTMRTFHTGGVAGDDITHGLPRVVELFEARQPKGKAPISEAAGRISIEDTDKTRKLVLTPDDGSEEVAYPVSKRGRLLIEEGQHVEVGQQLTQGTPDPQEVLRILGVRKAQEHLVDEVQEVYRSQGVAIHDKHIEIIVRQMLRRVTVIESGEANLLPGELADRIMFEAENRRVVAEGGTPASGRPVLMGITKASLATESWLSAASFQETTRVLTEAAIHGKSDSLVGLKENVIIGKLIPAGTGMDRYRNIRVEPTEEAKAAMYSMVGYESYDYDFGPSSGQSVPLDDFDLGSYQN; encoded by the coding sequence GTGCTCGACGTGAACTTCTTCGACGAGCTTCGGATCGGCCTGGCCACCGCGGACGAGATCCGCCAGTGGTCGCACGGCGAGGTCAAGAAGCCGGAGACGATCAACTACCGGACGCTCAAGCCCGAGCGTGACGGTCTGTTCTGCGAGAAGATCTTCGGTCCCACCCGGGACTGGGAGTGCTACTGCGGCAAGTACAAGCGCGTTCGCTTCAAGGGCATCATCTGCGAGCGGTGTGGCGTCGAGGTCACCCGCTCCAAGGTGCGCCGGGAGCGGATGGGCCACATCGAGCTGGCCGCGCCGGTCACCCACATCTGGTACTTCAAGGGTGTCCCGTCGCGGCTCGGCTACCTGCTCGACCTCGCTCCGAAGGACCTGGAGAAGGTCATCTACTTCGCGGCGTACATGATCACCGACGTCGACGAGGAGTCGCGGCACCGCGACCTGTCCTCGCTCGAGGGCCGGGTGGACGTGGAGCGCAAGCAGCTCGAGAACCGTCGTGACAACGACATCGAGACGCGGATGAAGAAGCTCGAGGAGGACCTGGCGCAGCTCGAGGCCGAGGGCGCCAAGGCCGACGTCCGCCGCAAGGTGAAGGAAGGCGCCGAGCGTGAGGTCAAGCAGCTGCGCGACCGCGCGCAGCGCGAGATCGACCGCCTCGACGAGGTCTGGACCCGGTTCAAGAACCTGAAGGTCCAGGACCTGGAGGGCGACGAGATCCTCTACCGCGCCATGAAGGAGCGGTTCGGCAAGTACTTCGAGGGCGCGATGGGCGCGGCCGCGATCCAGCGCCGGCTGGAGACCTTCGACCTGAAGGCCGAGGCGGCCAACCTGCGCGAGACGATCAAGACCGGCAAGGGGCAGCGCAAGACCCGCGCCCTGAAGCGGCTCAAGGTCGTGACCGCGTTCCTGGCCACCAACAACAGCCCGATGGGCATGGTGCTGGACTGCGTCCCGGTGATCCCGCCGGACCTGCGCCCGATGGTGCAGCTCGACGGTGGCCGGTTCGCCACCTCGGACCTGAACGACCTGTACCGCCGGGTGATCAACCGGAACAACCGGCTCAAGCGGCTGCTTGACCTCGGCGCGCCGGAGATCATCGTCAACAACGAGAAGCGGATGCTGCAGGAGGCCGTCGACGCGCTGTTCGACAACGGCCGCCGTGGCCGTCCGGTCACCGGCCCGGGCAACCGGCCGCTGAAGTCGCTGTCCGACATGCTCAAGGGCAAGCAGGGCCGCTTCCGGCAGAACCTGCTCGGCAAGCGCGTCGACTACTCCGGCCGTTCGGTCATCGTGGTCGGCCCGCAGCTGAAGCTGCACCAGTGCGGTCTGCCGAAGGCGATGGCGCTGGAGCTGTTCAAGCCGTTCGTGATGAAGCGGCTGGTCGACCTCAACCACGCGCAGAACATCAAGTCCGCCAAGCGGATGGTCGAGCGTCAGCGCGCCCAGGTCTGGGACGTACTGGAAGAGGTCATCACCGAGCACCCGGTGCTGCTGAACCGTGCACCAACCCTGCACCGGCTCGGCATCCAGGCGTTCGAGCCGCAGCTGATCGAGGGCAAGGCGATCCAGATCCACCCGCTCGTCTGCTCCGCGTTCAACGCGGACTTCGACGGTGACCAGATGGCGGTGCACCTGCCGCTGTCGGCCGAGGCGCAGGCCGAGGCGCGGATCCTGATGCTGTCGACGAACAACATCCTGAAGCCGGCCGACGGCCGTCCGGTCACGATGCCGACCCAGGACATGATCATCGGCATCTACTTCCTGACCATGCTGAAGGAAGGCGCCAAGGGCGAGGGCCGGGCGTTCAGCTCGGTGGCGGAGGCGCTGATGGCCTTCGACCGCAAGGAGCTGTCGCTGCAGGCCAAGATCACCATCCGGCTGAGCGGCTCCGGCGCTCCGGCGGACGCGATCGAGCTGGCCGACGGCGGATTCGCGCTGGAGACCACGCTGGGCCGGGCGCTGTTCAACGAGGCGCTGCCGTCGGACTACACGTTCGTCGACACCGAGGTGGGCAAGAAGCAGCTCGGTGGGATCGTCAACGACCTGGCCGAGCGGTACACCAAGGTCGAGGTCGCGCACGCGCTGGACGCGCTCAAGGACCTGGGCTACTACTGGTCCACCCGGTCCGGTGTCACGGTGTCGATCGACGACTTCAGCACGCCGCCGAGCAAGCCCGAGATCATGGCCCGGTACGAGTCGCAGGCCGAGAAGGTCCAGAAGCAGTTCGAGCGGGGTCTGATCACCTCGTCCGAGCGGCGGCAGGAGCTGATCGAGATCTGGACCGGCGCCAACGCCGAGGTCGGTAAGGCGATGGAAGAGAACTTCGCCAAGGACAACCCGATCTGGATGATGGTGCACTCCGGTGCCCGAGGCAACATGATGCAGATCCGGCAGATCTCCGGTATGCGTGGCCTGGTGGCGAACCCGAAGGGCGAGATCATCGCCCGGCCGATCAAGTCCAACTTCCGTGAGGGCCTGTCGGTGGTCGAGTACTTCATCGCCACCCACGGTGCCCGGAAGGGCCTGGCCGACACCGCGCTGCGGACCGCCGACTCCGGGTACCTGACCCGTCGTCTGGTGGACGTCTCGCAGGACGTGATCATCCGCGAGGAGGACTGCGGCACCGAGCGTGGTCTGCCGAAGCAGATCGGCGAGAAGGACCCGTCCGGCAAGGTCGTCCACGCCGAGAACGTGGAGACCAGCGCGTACGCCCGGACGCTGGCCACCGACGCCCTCGATGCCGAAGGCAACGTGGTGCTGGCCGGCGGCGCCGACCTGGGCGACGTGTCGATCGCGCAGCTGGTCGCGGCCGGGATCGAAGAGGTGAAGGTCCGGTCGGTGCTCACCTGTGACGCCAAGACCGGTACCTGCGCGAAGTGCTACGGCCGTTCGCTGGCGACCGGCAAGCCGGTCGACATCGGCGAGGCGGTCGGCATCATCGCGGCCCAGTCCATCGGTGAGCCGGGTACGCAGCTGACGATGCGTACCTTCCACACCGGTGGTGTCGCGGGTGATGACATCACCCACGGTCTGCCGCGTGTGGTCGAGCTGTTCGAGGCCCGCCAGCCCAAGGGCAAGGCGCCGATCTCGGAGGCCGCCGGCCGGATCTCGATCGAGGACACCGACAAGACCCGGAAGCTGGTGCTGACGCCGGACGACGGGTCCGAGGAGGTCGCCTACCCGGTCTCCAAGCGTGGCCGCCTGCTGATCGAGGAAGGTCAGCACGTCGAGGTCGGTCAGCAGCTGACGCAGGGTACGCCGGACCCGCAGGAGGTACTGCGGATCCTGGGTGTCCGGAAGGCGCAGGAGCACCTGGTGGACGAGGTCCAGGAGGTGTACCGGTCGCAGGGTGTGGCCATCCACGACAAGCACATCGAGATCATCGTCCGGCAGATGCTGCGCCGGGTCACGGTGATCGAGTCCGGCGAGGCGAACCTGCTGCCGGGTGAGCTTGCCGACCGGATCATGTTCGAGGCGGAGAACCGCCGCGTCGTGGCCGAGGGTGGTACGCCGGCTTCCGGCCGTCCGGTGCTGATGGGTATCACCAAGGCGTCGCTGGCGACCGAGTCGTGGCTGTCGGCCGCCTCCTTCCAGGAGACGACCCGCGTCCTCACCGAGGCCGCGATCCACGGCAAGTCCGACTCGCTGGTCGGTCTGAAGGAGAACGTCATCATCGGCAAGCTGATCCCGGCCGGTACGGGCATGGACCGGTACCGCAACATCCGGGTCGAGCCCACCGAGGAGGCGAAGGCCGCGATGTACTCGATGGTCGGCTACGAGTCGTACGACTACGACTTCGGTCCGTCGTCCGGCCAGTCGGTCCCGCTCGACGACTTCGACCTCGGTTCGTACCAGAACTGA
- a CDS encoding type IV toxin-antitoxin system AbiEi family antitoxin domain-containing protein, producing MRNVEACGEGPRDETGGRLGELFEQVSGRQLGAFSRAQATEHGITDKVLSQRRRARQIQQIHRGVYVDFTGPLPFETRVWAAWLAYAPDAALTGETALRQYGVKGEWSDDRIHLAVPHARRVIGRPSVLVTRHRGYSAQLYGSRTPPIMRLEVAALVRASAEPDLSRQAALLLEVCRQRATTPARLLAELDSLIRLPGRQTLRRIVLDAADGAQSFLEQQYLHRVERAHALPIAERQVRFQSATGSRKHVVYRDSEYTPYGLIVELDGRRGHSDTESSWRDMHRDNAATVSGKLTLRFGYQLVDEPCIAATQVAAALNLRGWAGRPRPCSPTCQATRHYFPKPVRGA from the coding sequence ATGCGAAACGTCGAGGCGTGCGGCGAGGGCCCGCGCGACGAGACAGGCGGGCGGCTGGGTGAGCTGTTCGAGCAGGTGAGCGGCCGCCAACTGGGCGCATTCAGCAGAGCGCAGGCAACCGAACACGGAATCACCGACAAAGTGCTTTCGCAGCGACGCCGAGCGCGTCAGATTCAACAGATCCATCGCGGCGTGTACGTGGACTTCACCGGGCCACTGCCATTTGAAACCAGAGTCTGGGCGGCCTGGCTGGCGTACGCCCCGGATGCAGCGCTCACCGGTGAGACGGCGCTGCGCCAGTACGGTGTCAAAGGTGAGTGGAGCGATGATCGCATCCACCTCGCTGTACCTCATGCGCGCCGGGTCATCGGGCGACCGAGCGTACTGGTTACCCGCCATCGCGGCTACTCGGCGCAGCTGTACGGCTCCCGGACACCTCCGATCATGCGCCTGGAAGTCGCGGCTCTGGTGCGAGCGAGCGCCGAACCCGACCTGTCCCGACAAGCCGCCCTGCTGCTCGAGGTCTGCCGGCAGCGCGCCACGACCCCCGCGCGCTTGCTCGCAGAGCTCGATTCACTGATCAGACTGCCTGGTCGCCAAACCCTCCGGCGAATCGTGCTGGACGCGGCGGACGGAGCGCAGTCGTTCCTGGAGCAGCAGTACCTGCACCGAGTCGAGCGGGCTCATGCTCTGCCGATCGCCGAGAGGCAGGTCCGTTTCCAATCGGCGACCGGCTCCAGGAAACATGTGGTGTACCGGGACTCCGAGTACACGCCGTATGGGCTGATCGTCGAGCTGGACGGACGGCGCGGACATTCGGACACCGAGTCGAGCTGGCGCGATATGCATCGCGACAACGCCGCGACAGTCAGCGGCAAACTCACCTTGCGTTTCGGGTACCAACTGGTCGACGAACCGTGCATCGCGGCCACTCAGGTGGCTGCCGCCCTCAACCTCCGAGGTTGGGCCGGGCGCCCTCGCCCCTGCTCCCCCACCTGCCAAGCCACTCGCCACTACTTCCCCAAACCGGTTCGGGGAGCGTAG
- a CDS encoding nuclear transport factor 2 family protein: MTDLPAYLRPFVLGVLEGSDVRVDRLGELDLYRPPGTARGGAILFVHGGPGPDGLEVMPRDWPVYKGYATAAARLGVVSAVVDHSLIRGLDQLVAAADEVEAAVGVLRSDPRVDPDRVGLWFFSGAGLLAGEWLDSRPDWLRFVALTYPRLATPPGVDELVSAAEVIGKHDRGGGAGKVSSKDLPVLLTKAGLESEELAGPVAEFVSAGGAALDIIDVPKGHHGFDMLDHTEESRAAVTKALDWAIAHLGEEPGDEGKLLVPPPPAKKKTTTTTRRTPAAARTAVAERPAAPAEPATRPAPSATPSATRTATPSAAPAAVPVAAPEPVAPVVAPAPAQPTLADLGLATVAAVSTETPAARIVAREHAAYAAHDLEAFLATYSPTARIQRADGSELKGRRFLREYHRPRFEAGRCKTEIVERLMLGEWVVEHVISHDDGEAVPQLALYRVVDGQITDVEFRA, translated from the coding sequence ATGACGGATCTGCCGGCCTACTTGCGGCCTTTCGTCTTGGGGGTTCTGGAAGGTTCCGATGTCCGGGTCGATCGCTTGGGGGAGCTCGACCTGTATCGCCCGCCCGGTACCGCTCGAGGCGGCGCGATTCTTTTCGTGCACGGGGGACCAGGCCCGGACGGGCTCGAGGTAATGCCTCGGGACTGGCCGGTCTACAAGGGTTATGCGACCGCTGCCGCCAGGCTTGGCGTGGTGTCAGCGGTGGTCGACCACAGTCTGATTCGCGGTCTCGACCAGTTGGTCGCGGCCGCGGACGAGGTGGAGGCTGCGGTCGGCGTGCTGCGCTCCGATCCACGGGTCGACCCTGATCGGGTCGGGCTGTGGTTCTTCTCGGGTGCGGGCCTGCTGGCCGGGGAGTGGCTGGACAGCCGCCCCGACTGGTTGCGGTTCGTTGCCCTGACCTACCCCCGGCTCGCCACCCCGCCCGGTGTCGACGAGTTGGTTAGTGCCGCTGAAGTGATTGGAAAACACGACCGGGGCGGTGGGGCGGGGAAAGTATCAAGTAAGGACCTGCCGGTATTGCTGACCAAGGCTGGACTCGAGTCTGAGGAGCTCGCTGGTCCGGTCGCGGAGTTCGTATCCGCGGGAGGCGCCGCGCTGGACATCATCGACGTACCGAAAGGGCACCACGGGTTCGACATGCTCGACCACACCGAAGAATCACGCGCCGCCGTCACCAAGGCTCTCGACTGGGCGATCGCCCACCTCGGCGAGGAGCCCGGTGACGAAGGCAAACTCCTCGTCCCACCACCCCCGGCCAAGAAGAAGACCACGACCACCACCCGCCGTACGCCCGCCGCGGCCAGGACCGCCGTCGCGGAGCGGCCGGCGGCGCCTGCCGAACCCGCTACTCGGCCGGCGCCCTCGGCAACTCCCTCGGCAACTCGTACGGCAACTCCCTCAGCGGCTCCTGCAGCTGTTCCTGTGGCCGCTCCGGAGCCGGTCGCCCCAGTGGTCGCCCCGGCGCCTGCCCAGCCCACACTGGCCGATCTGGGCCTGGCTACGGTGGCTGCCGTCAGCACCGAGACGCCGGCCGCGCGGATCGTCGCCCGGGAACACGCGGCGTACGCGGCGCACGACCTGGAAGCGTTCCTCGCGACGTACTCGCCGACGGCCCGGATCCAGCGCGCCGACGGTTCCGAGCTGAAGGGCCGCCGGTTCCTGCGCGAGTACCACCGGCCGCGCTTCGAGGCCGGCCGCTGCAAGACCGAGATCGTCGAGCGGCTGATGCTGGGGGAGTGGGTGGTCGAGCACGTGATCAGCCACGACGACGGCGAAGCGGTGCCGCAGCTGGCGCTCTACCGGGTGGTCGACGGCCAGATCACCGACGTCGAGTTCCGCGCCTGA
- the rpsL gene encoding 30S ribosomal protein S12, which produces MPTIQQLVRKGRQDKVSKNKTPALKGSPQRRGVCTRVYTTTPKKPNSALRKVARVRLTSGIEVTAYIPGVGHNLQEHSIVLVRGGRVKDLPGVRYKIIRGSLDTQGVKNRKQARSLYGAKKEKS; this is translated from the coding sequence GTGCCCACCATTCAGCAGCTGGTCCGCAAGGGCCGCCAGGACAAGGTGTCGAAGAACAAGACGCCGGCCCTGAAGGGTTCTCCTCAGCGTCGTGGTGTGTGCACGCGCGTCTACACGACCACGCCGAAGAAGCCGAACTCGGCCCTTCGTAAGGTCGCACGTGTCCGCCTGACCAGTGGCATCGAGGTCACCGCGTACATCCCCGGTGTCGGCCACAACCTGCAGGAGCACTCGATCGTGCTCGTCCGCGGTGGCCGGGTGAAGGACCTCCCGGGTGTCCGGTACAAGATCATCCGCGGTTCGCTCGACACCCAGGGTGTGAAGAACCGGAAGCAGGCTCGCAGCCTCTACGGCGCGAAGAAGGAGAAGAGCTAA
- the rpsG gene encoding 30S ribosomal protein S7: MPRKGPAPKRPVIIDPVYSSPLVTQLISKILVDGKKQIAQSIVYSALEGTRTKTGTDPVITLKRALDNVKPSIEVKSRRVGGATYQVPIEVKPGRSTTLALRWLTSYSRARREKTMSERLMNEILDASNGLGASVKRREDTHKMAEANKAFAHYRW; this comes from the coding sequence ATGCCGCGCAAGGGTCCGGCCCCGAAGCGCCCGGTCATCATCGACCCGGTCTACAGTTCGCCGCTCGTCACCCAGTTGATCTCGAAGATCCTGGTCGACGGCAAGAAGCAGATCGCGCAGAGCATCGTCTACAGCGCGCTCGAGGGCACCCGTACCAAGACCGGCACCGACCCGGTGATCACGCTGAAGCGTGCGCTGGACAACGTGAAGCCGAGCATCGAGGTGAAGAGCCGCCGCGTCGGTGGTGCCACCTACCAGGTGCCGATCGAGGTCAAGCCGGGCCGGTCGACCACGCTGGCGCTGCGCTGGCTGACGTCGTACTCGCGGGCCCGCCGCGAGAAGACCATGTCCGAGCGGCTGATGAACGAGATCCTGGACGCGTCCAACGGTCTCGGCGCGTCGGTGAAGCGCCGCGAGGACACGCACAAGATGGCCGAAGCCAACAAGGCTTTCGCCCACTACCGCTGGTGA